Proteins encoded within one genomic window of Solea senegalensis isolate Sse05_10M linkage group LG11, IFAPA_SoseM_1, whole genome shotgun sequence:
- the selenok gene encoding selenoprotein K isoform X1, protein MVYVSNGQVLDSRSQSPWRLSLLADLFWGAVEFVSLFFRTLVHPDLTKDGNSNTSRFSDGRGPPGPPGGRRRMGRINHAAGPNAPPMGGGGUGR, encoded by the exons ATGGTGTACGTGTCCAACG gtcAGGTCCTGGACAGCAGGTCCCAGTCACCTTGGCGATTGTCATTATTGGCCGATCTCTTCTGGGGAGCAGTGGAATTCGTCAGCCTATT TTTTAGGACATTGGTTCACCCAGACCTGACAAAGGATGGAAATAGTAATACATCACGCTTCAGTGATGGCAGAGG CCCTCCAGGTCCCCCTGGTGGCAGAAGGCGGATGGGAAGAATAAACCATGCTGCCGGTCCAAACGCCCCACCAAtgggtggaggaggatgaggaag GTAA
- the selenok gene encoding selenoprotein K isoform X2, translating to MVYVSNGQVLDSRSQSPWRLSLLADLFWGAVEFVSLFFRTLVHPDLTKDGNSNTSRFSDGRGPPGPPGGRRRMGRINHAAGPNAPPMGGGGUGR from the exons ATGGTGTACGTGTCCAACG gtcAGGTCCTGGACAGCAGGTCCCAGTCACCTTGGCGATTGTCATTATTGGCCGATCTCTTCTGGGGAGCAGTGGAATTCGTCAGCCTATT TTTTAGGACATTGGTTCACCCAGACCTGACAAAGGATGGAAATAGTAATACATCACGCTTCAGTGATGGCAGAGG CCCTCCAGGTCCCCCTGGTGGCAGAAGGCGGATGGGAAGAATAAACCATGCTGCCGGTCCAAACGCCCCACCAAtgggtggaggaggatgaggaaggtga
- the actr8 gene encoding actin-related protein 8 — translation MTQAEKEQDNGKEKEKEREKEKDKEQQRGVKRPIAPPTIPEPLQEQIQSNFIVVIHPGSRTLRIGRATDTVPITIPHVIARRHKQSGQPKYEDAWLLREGLNKPESKEQRQNGLKMVDQAIWSKKMSNGVRRTPVSAEQARAYNCQVRPAVLDSSSRVKWTNTAHHPPHLVGEEALYVNPTDCYNIHWPIVRGQLNVHPGPGGSLTAVLADLETIWSHVIQKHLEVQLKDLKYYRCILLVPDIYNRQHIKEVVNMLLLNMGFSAIIVHQESVCATFGSGLSSACVVDVGDQKTSLCCVEDGVSHRNSRLCLAYGGSDVTRTFFWLLQRAGFPYRDCQLSSRLDCQLLQHLKETFCHLDQDISGLQDKEFQTRFPESPSLLYQVRLGDEKLQASMGLFYPTTFGIVGQKMTSLQYRSQGDSEDPHDEHYLLATQSKQDQSSKSAADRKAISRPGGALDGEMSSQGGIGELSDLPRGCGMGGSGAGMQGEMELGPAQSECLMGAGEVDEPLSAHLSRKSAIMSQFESKALGLDKAILHSIDCCASDETKRKMYSSILVVGGGLMFHGAQEFLLHRIINKMPPSFRRLVDNVEVITRPKDLDPRLISWKGGAVLACLDTTQEMWIHQREWQRFGVRMLRERAAFVW, via the exons ATGACTCAGGCAGAGAAGGAGCAGGACAACgggaaggagaaagaaaaggagcgAGAAAAGGAGAAAGATAAAGAGCAGCAGCGTGGTGTGAAAAGACCCATCGCTCCTCCAACCATCCCAGAACCTCTTCAGGAG CAAATACAGAGCAATTTCATAGTTGTCATCCACCCTGGTTCAAGGACACTCCGTATCGGCCGAGCAACAGACACAGTTCCAATCACCATCCCACATGTGATCGCACGCAGACACAAGCAAAGTGGACAACCCAAATATGAAGATGCGTGGCTGCTGAGAGAAGGTCTCAAT AAACCAGAGAGTAAAGAGCAGAGGCAGAATGGACTGAAAATGGTTGACCAGGCCATCTGGTCCAAGAAGATGTCAAACGGAGTGCGGAGGACTCCTGTGTCTGctgaacag GCCAGAGCATATAATTGCCAGGTCCGTCCAGCAGTACTCGACAGCAGCTCTAGGGTAAAGTGGACCAACACAGCCCACCATCCTCCTCATCTGGTGGGAGaggag GCTCTTTATGTGAATCCAACTGATTGTTATAACATCCACTGGCCCATCGTCAGGGGGCAGCTCAATGTACACCCTGGTCCTGGTGGCTCACTGACTGCTGTCCTGGCTGACCTTGAGACAATTTGGAGTCATGTCATTCAAAAACATCTTGAGGTCCAACTCAAAGATTTAAAG TATTACAGATGTATCCTCCTTGTCCCTGACATCTACAACAGACAGCACATCAAGGAAGTTGTAAACATGCTGCTACTTAATATGGGCTTCTCAG CAATCATTGTGCACCAGGAGTCAGTATGTGCTACATTTGGTAGTGGGTTAAGCAGTGCTTGCGTCGTGGATGTAGGAGACCAGAAGACTAGTCTCTGCTGTGTAGAGGATGGGGTTTCCCACCGGAACTCCAG GTTGTGTTTGGCATATGGAGGTTCAGATGTGACTCGTACTTTCTTCTGGCTCCTGCAGAGAGCAGGTTTTCCCTACAGAGACTGTCAACTGTCCAGCAGACTGGACTGTCAGCTactacaacatttaaaagagaCCTTCTGTCATCTAGAtcaa GACATATCAGGACTACAAGATAAAGAATTCCAGACACGTTTCCCAGaatctccctctctgctctacCAGGTTCGATTAGGAGATGAGAAATTACAG gCATCCATGGGACTTTTCTACCCAACCACTTTTGGTATTGTTGGTCAGAAGATGACATCACTCCAGTACCGTTCTCAAGGTGACTCGGAAGATCCTCATGATGAACACTACCTGCTGGCTACACAGAGCAAACAGGACCAG TCCTCCAAATCTGCTGCAGACCGGAAGGCTATCTCCAGACCAGGTGGAGCTTTGGATGGAGAGATGAGCAGTCAAGGAGGGATTGGAGAGCTCTCTGACCTACCCAGGGGCTGCGGGATGGGTGGTAGTGGAGCAGGGATGCAAGGGGAGATGGAGCTCGGGCCTGCCCAGAGCGAGTGCTTGATGGGGGCGGGAGAAGTAGATGAGCCCCTGTCTGCTCATCTCTCCAGGAAGTCTGCAATCATGAGCCAGTTTGAAAGTAAAGCACTGGGCCTGGATAAAGCCATCCTGCATAGCATCGACTGCTGTG CATCTGATGAAACCAAACGAAAGATGTACAGCTCCATCCTGGTTGTGGGAGGGGGGCTCATGTTTCACGGTGCTCAGGAGTTTCTGTTACATCGGATTATCAACAAAATGCCGCCCTCCTTCAGAAGGCTGGTGGACAATGTGGAAGTAATCACACGGCCAAAG GACTTGGACCCTCGCCTGATATCATGGAAGGGGGGAGCAGTGCTGGCATGTCTGGACACAACCCAGGAGATGTGGATACACCAGAGAGAGTGGCAGCGCTTTGGTGTTCGAATGCTCCGTGAGAGAGCTGCCTTCGTCTGGTGA
- the LOC122776691 gene encoding LOW QUALITY PROTEIN: interleukin-17 receptor E (The sequence of the model RefSeq protein was modified relative to this genomic sequence to represent the inferred CDS: inserted 2 bases in 1 codon) — protein sequence MMWGVVLIFLSCVQAEVMSHEITVKCREYYGFPPISNTTPSFLADLKGELVTVEENTMLNISWAVNIDASIKYLKGTYITIDGESYHCDYKPHLSEDITESKQRWFSFLKEASNGFTSIQVTNLPLPPLGSDSSYKTLLHMNIPKQSMQVSTASVTLETAQVSTVETTASTVRGEVEHITIAIVGGLAFLMILTMCCIICKCCGANIATSMGFKHLPQSPMVPVDVLVVYPAENSAFQQVVVALAEFLQWHGGCRVAIDMWQQQKIAELGPMRWLAQQAKDADQILIICPQASSQPSCSPSNHNFPESPIPAAAHDLFPLILNMVASHAKNTSDLAKFWLVQFDKQQNRMPSTMPLELRACKSFCLMKDLNKLCKSLHSQSQKSKLSQVTVSEKSTSKLRDAVEKXTFRNVEPLRNVVTSV from the exons ATGATGTGGGGTGTCgtgttgatttttctttcctgtgtcCAGGCTGAAGTGATGTCACATGAAATT ACTGTGAAGTGTCGTGAATATTATG gtTTCCCACCCATCAGTAATACCACTCCATCTTTCCTTGCGGACTTAAAAGGGGAGCTGGTGACAGTGGAAGAGAATACGATGCTAAACATCAGCTGGGCAGTCAACATTGATG CTAGTATTAAATATCTGAAGGGCACTTATATCACAATTGACGGGGAATCATACCACTGTGACTACAAGCCACATCTGAGTGAAGACATCACTGAGTCAAAGCAG AGAtggtttagttttttaaaaGAGGCAAGCAATGGTTTCACCTCCATCCAAGTCACCAATCTCCCTCTACCTCCTCTTGGGAGTGACTCCTCTTATAAGACTCTACTACATATGAACATCCCAAAgc AGTCTATGCAAGTATCTACAG CAAGTGTAACGCTAGAGACTGCTCAAGTCTCTACAG ttgAGACCACTGCTTCAA CTGTGAGGGGAGAAGTTGAACATATCACTATCGCCATCGTAGGAGGACTGGCTTTTTTGATGATCCTGACCATGTGCTGCATAATCT GTAAATGCTGTGGAGCCAACATTGCCACATCAATGGGTTTCAAACATTTACCCCAATCTCCCATGGTTCCTGTGGATGTTCTGGTGGTATACCCTGCTGAGAATTCAGCCTTTCAGCAGGTTGTGGTGGCCCTGGCAGAATTCCTGCAGTGGCACGGTGGCTGCCGCGTGGCTATCGACATGTGGCAGCAACAGAAAATCGCAGAGCTGGGTCCAATGCGCTGGCTGGCACAACAGGCTAAAGATGCAGATCAGATTCTTATCATCTGCCCACAG GCCTCTTCACAGCCTAGCTGCTCTCCGTCCAACCACAATTTCCCAGAATCACCCATCCCAGCAGCAGCTCATGACCTTTTTCCTCTGATTCTCAACATGGTCGCCAGTCATGCAAAGAACACCAGTGACCTGGCTAAGTTCTGGCTGGTGCAGTTTGacaaacaacagaacagaatgCCTAGCACCATGCCACTGGAACTGAGGGCATGCAAGTCCTTCTGCTTGATGAAAGATTTGAACAAACTGTGCAAGAGTCTTCATTCCCAAAGTCAGAAAAGCAAGCTATCACAAGTGACCGTCAGTGAAAAGAGTACATCAAAGTTAAGAGACGCTGTAGAAAA CACTTTCAGAAATGTGGAGCCACTGAGAAATGTGGTCACCTCTGTTTGA
- the LOC122776690 gene encoding protein CBFA2T2-like, protein MPGSPVDAKTHSRSAPSSSSTSSTMPPLPSVNPSGPRPASFSTTALTNGNHHSPPTLNAVPSPPQRYSNGPSSSSSSSLANQQLPATCGARQLSKLKRFLTTLQQFGNDISPEIGDSVRSLVLALVNSTVTIEEFHSRLQEATNFPLRPFVIPFLKANLPLLQRELLHCARAAKQTPAQYLSQHEHLLLSTTLASSPDSSELLMEPSDAGTKRHSPNRAKENGFHERPPAAMEPAAKRICTISPAPRHSPAHPLPLNTQLHPTPPPLQHYALDDIATPHILHREHSQRMLEIRELKDRPRLPGTNGGYREEPVDHRLTDREWADEWRHLDHVLNCIVDMVEKTRRSVSVLRRCQESDREELNYWRRRSSEQEDPRKGGSGSTPFSKTHSPHSAESDSKRDFASRPGSAYVPDEIWRKAEEAVNEVKRQAMDEVQKAVAEAEQKAFEMIATERAKMEKTLADAKRKAQEDAILVVNEQEDSSECCWNCGRKASETCSGCNAARYCGSFCQHKDWERHHLICSPGLQAQPKPMSAITASRAAAVASAAAAAAAAAGVSPVGLTGVKAPDIVPSVSSPGGEKASVVSRSSTPSTPASASEANGH, encoded by the exons TGACGAATGGGAATCATCATTCCCCACCCACCTTGAACGCAGTGCCGTCTCCACCACAGCGCTACAGCAATGgaccttcctcttcctcgtcctcatcGCTAGCAAACCAGCAGCTGCCTGCCACCTGTGGAGCTCGCCAGCTGAGCAAACTGAAGCGTTTCCTGACCACGCTGCAGCAGTTTGGCAATGACATTTCTCCTGAGATTGGAGACAGTGTTCGAAGCCTTGTCCTGGCCCTCGTG AATTCAACAGTTACCATTGAGGAGTTTCACTCACGGCTTCAGGAGGCGACCAACTTCCCCTTACGCCCTTTTGTTATTCCCTTTCTCAAG GCAAACCTACCTCTGCTGCAGAGGGAGTTGCTCCACTGTGCACGGGCAGCCAAGCAAACTCCAGCCCAGTACCTGTCCCAGCACGAGCACCTCCTCCTGAGCACCACGCTGGCTTCCTCTCCAGACTCTTCGGAGCTGCTGATGGAGCCTTCTGACGCTGGGACCAAGAGACACAGCCCGAACAG agcTAAAGAGAACGGTTTCCACGAACGCCCACCGGCAGCCATGGAGCCTGCTGCCAAACGGATCTGCACCATCAGCCCCGCGCCGCGACACAGCCCCGCCCACCCGCTGCCGCTCAACACCCAGCTTCACCCAACTCCTCCACCCTTGCAGCACTATGCCCTGGATGACATTGCAACGCCACACATCCTGCACCGAGAGCACAGCCAACGCATGCTGGAGATCCGCGAGCTCAAAGACAGACCCAGACTTCCTG gAACTAATGGGGGTTACCGTGAGGAGCCGGTGGACCACaggctgacagacagagagtgggcTGATGAATGGAGGCATCTGGACCAC GTGTTGAACTGCATTGTGGACATGGTGGAGAAGACCCGGAGGTCAGTGAGCGTGCTCAGACGGTGCCAGGAGTCCGATCGCGAGGAGCTCAACTACTGGCGACGGCGCTCAAGCGAGCAGGAGGACCCACGCAAAGGAGGTTCGGGCTCCACCCCCTTCTCCAAGACACACAGCCCCCACTCCGCAGAGTCAG ACTCCAAGCGCGACTTTGCTTCGCGGCCAGGCTCGGCATATGTTCCAGATGAGATCTGGAGGAAAGCTG AAGAAGCGGTGAACGAAGTGAAGCGTCAGGCCATGGATGAGGTGCAGAAAGCGGTGGCGGAGGCCGAGCAGAAGGCTTTCGAGATGATCGCCACCGAGAGGGCTAAGATGGAAAAGACTCTGGCTGATGCAAAGAGGAAGGCTCAAGAAGACGCCATCCTGGTCGTCAACGAACAGGAGGATTCCAGTGAG tgctGCTGGAACTGTGGGCGCAAAGCCAGCGAGACGTGCAGCGGCTGTAACGCGGCTCGCTACTGTGGCTCGTTCTGTCAGCACAAAGACTGGGAGAGGCATCACCTTATCTGCAGCCCAGGACTTCAAGCTCAACCCAAACCAATGTCTGCCATCACTGCGAGCAGGGCGGCTGCAGTGgcctccgccgccgccgcagcagcggcagcagccgGCGTGTCTCCTGTCGGTCTGACCGGGGTCAAGGCCCCCGACATTGTGCCTTCAGTGTCCAGTCCTGGCGGAGAGAAGGCCTCGGTTGTGTCCCGCTCTTCCACCCCCTCCACCCCTGCCTCGGCCTCTGAGGCCAACGGACACTAG